One part of the Ziziphus jujuba cultivar Dongzao chromosome 2, ASM3175591v1 genome encodes these proteins:
- the LOC107418166 gene encoding uncharacterized protein LOC107418166 has translation MATSAFKSTSKRTPIGAPSASVDDSASSNRNSAHRRSRSLSRFSRRLTEPAIDDFDDVPAPKGKFVNTVRGSGFPEISLDDLAVEFFGSSGDRGRSGSRNSQASPASGSSAAQRRGRSVSRQGSKLHGSGGNGGGDGRGNVVSHSGGGGVGTENSGNSRRRRSVSVVRYQVSDSESDQNGSDANSKSFTSRNNQTHLSHKPTASSHRPGMRRSLSQKDFKSCDGYSSHSSVLTDDEGRDTHFSKNGIERTIRAVYAKKKGEHPTGDDANTGFYEVMRKELRNAVEEIRTELEHAMVKTKSTVPVNGDVFNSNSSDVLKAVTSIRQNYSTKLEQSEKRKQDLLSEIVLEEQRNRELSKIVKELLPEQNNSVRTEKPPQSRRRSTDRSRMSKRLTEEAEKYIEDFLSNVEDTDISSLDGERSDTSSSLGGITKTEISHSPAVIVPLPVEMDGVVLPWLQWETSNEVTPLPYKNKMDPPVTPKTISWDAAQEVSNSQDRSIHSASSRGSWSPGIIDSHSMNIREGIASKLGELGHYQCPSYTDGPKTPSFDMEEYLKLQSNEDVLFERIRQQQRISSGSLLLCNRMFF, from the exons ATGGCGACCTCAGCATTCAAATCGACCTCGAAGCGGACGCCAATCGGAGCGCCGTCGGCTTCGGTGGACGACTCTGCGTCGTCGAATCGGAACTCGGCTCACCGACGGTCTAGAAGCCTGAGTCGTTTCTCCCGCCGGCTGACGGAGCCGGCAATCGATGACTTCGATGATGTTCCAGCTCCCAAAGGGAAGTTCGTGAACACGGTCAGAGGCTCAGGTTTTCCCGAAATCAGTCTCGACGACCTAGCTGTCGAATTCTTCGGGTCGTCCGGAGACCGAGGGCGTTCGGGTTCTCGGAATTCTCAGGCTAGCCCGGCGAGTGGAAGCAGTGCGGCACAGAGACGAGGGAGGTCGGTGTCGAGGCAAGGTTCGAAATTGCATGGTAGCGGTGGCAATGGTGGTGGGGATGGGAGGGGCAATGTTGTTAGTCACTCCGGTGGGGGAGGGGTAGGTACGGAAAATAGTGGTAATTCGAGGAGAAGGAGATCGGTTTCGGTGGTGAGGTATCAGGTTAGCGATTCTGAG AGTGACCAGAATGGTAGTGATGCTAATTCGAAGAGCTTTACTAGCAGAAACAACCAGACCCACTTGTCCCACAAGCCAACAGCTTCAAGTCATAGACCGGGAATGAGAAGATCCCTTAGCCAGAAAGACTTCAAGTCCTGTGATGGCTATTCT AGCCACTCCTCAGTTTTAACTGACGATGAAGGGAGGGATACTCATTTCAGTAAAAATGGAATTGAGAGGACCATACGAGCAGTTTATGCAAAGAAAAAG GGAGAGCACCCAACCGGAGATGATGCAAACACTGGATTTTATGAAGTAATGCGGAAAGAACTTAGAAATGCTGTGGAAGAGATAAGAACGGAGCTTGAACAT GCAATGGTAAAAACAAAATCCACTGTTCCAGTAAATGGTGATGTCTTCAATTCAAACAGTTCTGATGTGCTCAAGGCTGTAACTTCAATTAGACAGAATTACTCAACCAAATTGGAACAg TCTGAGAAGCGTAAACAAGATTTATTATCTGAAATAGTGTTGGAGGAGCAACGTAATAGGGAGCTGTCAAAGATTGTTAAGGAATTGCTTCCTGAACAAAATAACAGTGTTCGTACTGAGAAACCACCACAATCTAGAAGG AGGAGTACTGACAGAAGTAGGATGTCAAAGAGGTTGACGGAGGAGGCAGAAAAATACATTGAGGATTTTCTTTCCAATGTTGAAGATACTGATATATCATCGCTTGATGGAGAAAGGAGTGATACAAGTTCGAGCTTAGGGGGAATAACCAAGACAGAAATTTCTCATAGTCCTGCAGTGATTGTACCGCTTCCCGTTGAAATGGATGGGGTCGTACTACCTTGGTTGCAGTGGGAGACTAGTAATGAAGTTACACCTCTTCCATACAAGAATAAGATGGACCCACCGGTGACTCCAAAAACTATCTCGTGGGATGCTGCTCAG GAAGTTTCTAACTCACAAGATCGAAGTATTCATTCTGCCAGTAGCCGTGGAAGTTGGAGCCCCGGAATTATTGATTCCCATTCAATGAATATTCGAGAAGGTATAGCAAGTAAACTTGGAGAATTAGGTCACTACCAATGTCCATCATATACTGATGGACCAAAAACACCAAGTTTTGACATGGAAGAGTACCTGAAACTTCAAAGCAATGAAGATGTTCTCTTTGAAAGAATTAGGCAACAACAGAGAATTAGTTCAGGCAGTCTACTCCTCTGTAACCGAATGtttttctaa
- the LOC107418185 gene encoding glyceraldehyde-3-phosphate dehydrogenase, cytosolic-like (The RefSeq protein has 1 substitution compared to this genomic sequence) produces the protein MSSGKIKIGINGFGRIGRLVARVALQRDDIEIKAINDPFIDVNYMTYMFKYDSVHGQWKHHDLKVKDNKTLLFGEKSVTVHACRNPEEIPWAESGAEYIVESTGVFTDKDKAAAHLKGGAKKVIISAPSKDAPMFVVGVNEHEYKPELNIISNASCTTNCLAPLAKVINDKFGIIEGLMTTVHSITATQKTVDGPSSKDWRGGRAASFNIIPSSTGAAKAVGKVLPSLNGKLTGMAFRVPTVDVSVVDLTVRLSKPATYEQIKAAIKEESEGKLKGILGYTEDDVVSTDFVGDNRSSIFDAKAGIALNDTFVKLVAWYDNEWGYSTRVVDLIRHVALAK, from the exons ATGTCTAGCG GAAAGATCAAGATCGGAATCAACG GTTTCGGAAGGATCGGTAGGTTGGTTGCTAGGGTTGCACTTCAGAGAGACGATATCGAAATCAAAGCTATTAACGATCCCTTCATTGATGTCAATTACATG ACCTATATGTTCAAGTATGACAGTGTCCACGGTCAATGGAAGCATCATGATCTCAAGGTTAAGGACAATAAGACCCTTCTCTTCGGTGAAAAGTCCGTCACTGTTCATGCCTGCAG GAACCCAGAGGAGATCCCATGGGCCGAGAGTGGAGCTGAGTACATCGTTGAGTCTACTGGAGTTTTCACTGACAAGGACAAGGCTGCTGCTCATCTAAAG GGTGGTGCAAAGAAGGTCATTATCTCAGCCCCTAGCAAGGATGCTCCCATGTTTGTTGTGGGTGTCAACGAGCATGAGTACAAGCCAGAGCTTAATATCATTTCTAATGCTAGCTGCACTACCAACTGTCTTGCCCCACTTGCCAAG GTCATCAATGATAAATTCGGAATTATTGAGGGTCTGATGACGACTGTTCACTCGATCACTG CCACTCAAAAAACTGTTGATGGACCTTCCAGCAAGGACTGGAGAGGTGGAAGAGCTGCTTCATTCAACATCATTCCTAGCAGCACTGGAGCTGCTAAG GCTGTAGGGAAAGTGCTGCCCTCATTGAACGGGAAACTGACTGGAATGGCTTTCCGTGTTCCTACTGTTGATGTTTCGGTGGTTGACCTCACGGTGAGGCTCTCTAAGCCTGCTACCTATGAGCAAATCAAAGCTGCTATCAA GGAGGAGTCGGAGGGGAAAGTGAAGGGAATCTTGGGTTACACCGAGGATGACGTGGTTTCCACTGACTTTGTTGGTGACAACAG GTCAAGCATTTTTGATGCCAAGGCTGGAATTGCTTTGAACGACACATTTGTCAAGTTGGTAGCATGGTATGACAACGAGTGGGGTTACAG CACCCGAGTTGTTGACTTGATTCGCCACGTTGCACTTGCCAAGTGA
- the LOC107418177 gene encoding uncharacterized protein LOC107418177 produces the protein MVSKMEEAMKKKQQKEQQQHHQQQLQKQIQCNKGKAVKFKRSSSNLEEDGVSTAILLLACIACAPSNL, from the coding sequence ATGGTGTCTAAAATGGAAGAAGCAATGAAAAAGAAGCAGCAAAAAGAGCAGCAGCAGCATCACCAGCAACAGCTGCAGAAACAAATACAGTGCAACAAAGGAAAAGCTGTCAAATTCAAGAGAAGCAGTTCCAATCTTGAAGAGGATGGTGTTTCCACTGCCATTCTCTTGCTTGCTTGTATTGCTTGTGCTCCTTCAAATTTGTAG